A genomic segment from Ruegeria sp. TM1040 encodes:
- a CDS encoding FadR/GntR family transcriptional regulator has product MALSHPNPPEQALREAILNAGASPDGRLPPERILAAQLSISRTQLRGILDAMARDGLIFRRHGQGTFLQPPPVQAAERLSTLAKRVTPRDLMEVRLDLEPALAAHAARRGSAKDKARLLQLMEHSLAADDIERYEHADDLFHYKIAEMAGNPLFLSLFEEIRTLRRAGDWQRTRRAALTGDDIARLPALHRDIAQSICAGSAEDARAAMRQHLQQVSGALRRGDAASGES; this is encoded by the coding sequence GTGGCTCTGAGCCACCCCAACCCTCCGGAGCAAGCACTGCGCGAAGCCATCCTCAATGCGGGCGCGTCACCCGATGGCCGCCTGCCACCCGAACGGATCCTCGCGGCGCAGCTCTCGATCTCTCGCACCCAGTTGCGTGGGATCCTGGACGCGATGGCGCGAGATGGGCTGATCTTTCGCCGTCACGGACAGGGTACGTTTTTGCAGCCACCTCCCGTGCAGGCTGCGGAGCGCCTGAGCACGCTTGCCAAACGCGTCACGCCGCGCGATCTGATGGAGGTCCGTCTCGATCTCGAACCGGCGCTCGCTGCCCATGCCGCCCGGCGCGGCAGCGCAAAGGATAAGGCACGCCTGCTTCAACTTATGGAACACAGCCTCGCGGCGGACGATATTGAGCGCTACGAACACGCGGATGATCTCTTTCACTACAAGATTGCCGAGATGGCTGGAAACCCGCTGTTCCTGTCACTCTTTGAAGAAATTCGCACCCTGCGACGTGCAGGCGACTGGCAACGCACGCGGCGCGCAGCGCTCACGGGCGACGACATCGCGCGCCTCCCGGCGCTGCACCGCGACATAGCGCAGTCCATCTGCGCCGGATCCGCCGAAGACGCCCGCGCCGCCATGCGCCAGCATTTGCAGCAAGTCTCCGGAGCACTCCGCCGCGGCGATGCGGCGTCCGGTGAGAGTTAG
- a CDS encoding ROK family transcriptional regulator — MPDPRPYSTGASQSELRAYNERLLLTLLHQGGALPGSEMARRTGLSSQTVSVILRKLEQDGLVLRGESQKGRVGKPSVPMGINPEGLFSFGVKIGRRSTDLVLTDFRGGLRAERQLRYAYPQPDDVFEFIKTGIEDISADLSAEQQARICGIGVATPFDLWRWHAQVGAPKSSLTAWRALDPTIEIARFSPLRVFVINDATAACRAEHMFGASSRWRDSIYFFIAAFIGGGVVLNHSVYEGGMGNAGALGPLPSQRADGSNCRLLDSASIRELERLLNEADIDPRALWEQPQDWSAFAPQVDQWLEETACALARAALTTCAVIDFQAVVVDGVLPRSIRQRLVDRIREELPKLDARGLILPDVQEGQIGPHASALGAAAKPLIAQYLLDTHAGFTATS; from the coding sequence ATGCCAGATCCACGCCCCTACTCCACCGGCGCAAGCCAGAGTGAGCTTCGTGCTTACAATGAACGCCTGTTGCTCACGCTCTTGCACCAAGGTGGCGCCCTACCCGGCAGTGAAATGGCACGGCGCACCGGGCTGTCGTCCCAGACCGTCTCGGTGATCCTGCGCAAGCTCGAACAGGACGGTCTGGTACTGCGCGGCGAGAGCCAGAAAGGCCGCGTGGGCAAGCCTTCGGTCCCGATGGGCATCAATCCCGAGGGCCTGTTTTCCTTTGGTGTCAAGATTGGCCGGCGCAGTACGGATTTGGTGCTCACAGACTTTCGAGGCGGGCTGCGCGCCGAGCGGCAACTGCGATACGCCTATCCGCAACCTGACGATGTATTTGAGTTTATCAAAACCGGCATAGAAGACATCAGCGCCGATCTGAGTGCCGAGCAACAGGCGCGGATCTGCGGCATCGGCGTTGCGACCCCCTTTGATCTCTGGCGCTGGCATGCACAAGTCGGCGCCCCAAAGTCCAGCCTCACCGCATGGCGCGCGCTGGATCCGACGATCGAAATTGCCCGCTTCAGCCCCCTGCGGGTCTTTGTCATCAATGATGCCACCGCAGCATGCCGAGCCGAGCATATGTTCGGCGCCAGCAGCCGTTGGCGCGACAGCATCTATTTCTTCATCGCGGCCTTCATTGGCGGTGGCGTGGTGCTCAATCACTCCGTCTATGAAGGCGGCATGGGCAATGCGGGGGCTCTAGGGCCCCTGCCCTCGCAACGGGCTGATGGCAGCAATTGCCGCCTGCTCGACAGCGCGTCCATCCGCGAGCTCGAGCGGCTTCTGAATGAGGCCGATATTGATCCACGCGCGCTCTGGGAGCAACCGCAGGATTGGAGTGCCTTTGCCCCGCAGGTGGATCAATGGCTCGAAGAAACCGCCTGCGCCCTGGCGCGTGCAGCGCTGACCACCTGCGCGGTCATTGATTTTCAGGCTGTTGTGGTAGATGGGGTACTGCCAAGGTCCATCCGCCAACGCCTGGTCGATCGCATTCGCGAAGAGCTCCCCAAGCTGGATGCCCGCGGCCTGATCCTACCCGACGTCCAGGAGGGCCAGATCGGCCCGCATGCCTCGGCCCTTGGAGCGGCCGCCAAACCCCTGATTGCGCAGTATCTCCTTGATACTCACGCCGGTTTCACTGCCACAAGCTGA
- a CDS encoding IclR family transcriptional regulator — MRDLEQDRRYANTLARGLKILRAFRPSDNGLGNLEISERTGIPRSTVSRLTFTLCALGYLTHGRHFDKYRLGPAALALGNIASAAFGFVTVAAPIMQELANKVNALVGVAIQDDGTMLIVKTWRPEGSGAIWLDVGYRMPVLTSSSGVAYLGALTQEEREKLEALLPEEGAEICEEVWQHQSAQLRRVGYACVAEDMRYSRAIHAVATPFRPSEIGEPVSIFCGANVDDLSTEQMHVEVGPELVKAVNRLKLLTGHAVSAVASA, encoded by the coding sequence ATGCGTGATCTTGAGCAGGATCGCCGATACGCCAACACTCTGGCGCGTGGGCTGAAGATATTGCGCGCGTTTCGTCCGTCCGACAACGGCTTGGGCAATCTCGAAATCTCTGAGCGCACCGGTATTCCGCGCTCCACCGTCTCCCGGTTGACGTTCACGCTCTGTGCCTTGGGCTATCTCACGCATGGGCGTCACTTTGACAAATACCGGCTTGGGCCTGCGGCGCTCGCGCTTGGCAATATCGCGTCTGCAGCGTTTGGGTTTGTGACGGTGGCCGCACCGATCATGCAGGAGCTTGCCAACAAGGTGAATGCCCTCGTCGGAGTTGCGATTCAGGACGATGGCACCATGCTGATCGTAAAAACCTGGCGGCCCGAGGGGTCGGGAGCGATCTGGCTCGATGTGGGCTATCGCATGCCGGTTCTGACCTCTTCATCGGGTGTGGCCTACCTTGGGGCGTTGACGCAGGAGGAGCGTGAAAAGCTCGAGGCGCTTTTGCCCGAGGAGGGGGCCGAGATCTGCGAAGAGGTCTGGCAGCACCAGAGCGCGCAGCTGCGGCGTGTGGGCTATGCCTGTGTGGCAGAGGATATGCGCTATTCTCGCGCGATCCATGCGGTCGCAACCCCGTTTCGCCCCTCCGAAATCGGCGAACCGGTGTCGATCTTCTGCGGGGCCAATGTGGATGATCTGAGCACCGAACAGATGCATGTCGAGGTCGGCCCCGAGCTTGTGAAGGCGGTCAACAGGCTGAAGCTGCTCACGGGGCACGCGGTTTCGGCCGTAGCGTCGGCCTGA
- a CDS encoding ORF6N domain-containing protein, whose amino-acid sequence MTDSTLPSPQIFTFRGQPVIRDGELAELFSYTTGNLNKLVNNNADRFGEDFAFRLTDEEFAELKFQLGISKTHGGLRHPPMMYTEHGAVMAATLMRSPRAAEASRFVVRSFVAARRGLMAKAQGQNLPLSLPVNDLVPIAGRERSGLVGKLDAALGRVLDAIADPVQETTVRDEARQIALEGLSAIKAHLKKQDIANEKTLAEVQKLLKEAEAIDAEISARHIENNHRQMAYLAKQLRIVIEVQRYLDQGDVDTLLAVLKDLGT is encoded by the coding sequence ATGACGGATAGCACATTGCCTTCGCCGCAGATTTTTACCTTTCGCGGTCAGCCGGTGATCCGGGATGGCGAACTTGCAGAGCTGTTTTCCTACACAACCGGGAACCTCAACAAGCTGGTGAACAATAATGCCGACCGCTTTGGAGAGGATTTTGCCTTTCGGCTGACTGACGAAGAGTTTGCCGAGTTGAAATTCCAACTTGGAATATCAAAAACGCATGGAGGACTGCGCCATCCTCCGATGATGTATACCGAGCATGGTGCGGTGATGGCGGCGACGCTGATGCGATCGCCACGCGCAGCAGAGGCCTCGCGGTTTGTGGTCCGCAGCTTTGTGGCTGCGCGGCGTGGTCTGATGGCGAAGGCGCAGGGGCAGAACCTGCCACTATCGCTTCCAGTCAATGATCTGGTGCCCATCGCCGGGCGCGAGCGTAGCGGTCTCGTCGGAAAGCTGGATGCTGCTCTGGGGCGGGTGCTCGATGCCATTGCCGATCCGGTGCAGGAAACAACGGTGCGCGATGAGGCGCGCCAGATCGCGCTTGAGGGGCTGTCGGCGATCAAGGCGCATTTGAAAAAGCAGGACATCGCCAATGAAAAGACATTGGCCGAGGTGCAGAAGCTTTTGAAGGAGGCCGAGGCGATTGATGCCGAGATCTCGGCCCGCCACATTGAGAACAATCATCGCCAGATGGCATATCTTGCCAAGCAGTTGCGGATCGTTATTGAAGTGCAGCGTTATCTGGATCAGGGCGATGTGGACACGCTGTTAGCTGTGTTAAAGGACCTCGGCACCTGA
- a CDS encoding ROK family protein has translation MWNLIADVGGTNMRLAAVNAEGEILEQARYDSKGTQNLEEACADFAAHRGSAPGRAVIAAAGVVRGGSVQLTNANQSFSERGIAVALQTERVKVLNDFEAAAWSLASVSAGDVTVLQGQAVFPKEPCLIIGPGTGLGVGALIWANGEPCVVPGEGGHVAIGPRTADEVAIFEALREEWPEIGMGPGLAVEAEGILSGTGLPYFYRAVARSMELTAPLTTGAEIFQSAQARLDTAAVRAVSLFAQYLAGVAGDLGLVFAAKGGVFVTGGVAAANPWIFDAAFVEAFNAGGRHTAWREELPLHLYHQPNFGLIGARNYLRAR, from the coding sequence ATGTGGAATCTGATCGCTGACGTCGGCGGAACAAACATGCGGCTGGCGGCCGTGAATGCGGAGGGGGAGATCCTCGAGCAAGCCCGGTATGACAGCAAGGGCACGCAGAACCTTGAAGAGGCCTGTGCAGATTTTGCAGCCCATCGCGGCAGCGCGCCTGGCCGTGCCGTCATTGCGGCGGCAGGTGTGGTGCGGGGCGGCTCCGTTCAGTTGACCAACGCCAACCAGAGTTTTTCCGAACGCGGGATTGCCGTAGCCCTGCAAACCGAGCGGGTCAAAGTTCTGAATGACTTTGAAGCCGCTGCCTGGTCACTGGCTTCGGTGAGTGCGGGGGATGTGACCGTGCTGCAGGGGCAGGCGGTGTTTCCCAAGGAACCCTGTCTGATCATCGGCCCGGGCACCGGGCTTGGCGTGGGGGCCCTGATTTGGGCCAATGGCGAACCCTGCGTTGTCCCCGGCGAAGGGGGGCATGTTGCCATCGGCCCGCGCACGGCCGATGAGGTCGCGATCTTTGAGGCGTTGCGCGAGGAATGGCCCGAGATCGGCATGGGGCCGGGGCTTGCGGTAGAGGCCGAAGGCATCCTCTCGGGCACAGGGTTGCCTTACTTTTACCGCGCGGTTGCGCGCAGCATGGAGCTGACCGCGCCGCTCACGACTGGGGCGGAGATTTTTCAGTCCGCGCAGGCCCGGCTCGACACCGCAGCGGTGCGTGCGGTGTCGCTCTTTGCGCAGTATCTCGCCGGAGTCGCGGGGGATCTCGGTCTCGTCTTCGCGGCCAAAGGGGGCGTGTTCGTCACCGGGGGCGTTGCCGCCGCAAACCCGTGGATCTTTGATGCGGCCTTTGTGGAGGCGTTCAACGCGGGTGGGCGCCACACCGCGTGGCGCGAAGAGCTGCCGCTGCATCTCTATCATCAGCCCAATTTCGGCCTGATCGGCGCGCGCAATTATCTGCGCGCCCGCTGA
- a CDS encoding NAD-dependent epimerase/dehydratase family protein, which translates to MRIFLLGATGSIGTALLPELLAAGHHVTALCRSDIAARTVDAQGAKVCRGDMRAPQDWAPALEGQDVVIHAAITFDEEMAAADRQVVDTLINAAQTRAAALRVIYTGGCWLYGDTRGRILHEADGFNPIPAFRPFLNQAERLMREPTLSTATLHPAMVYHQEGGVFDRMLADIAAERPIELWGNASIRWPLIHRKDLAVAYRLLAEDPDLTGHFNAVAQCGVEIGAIAATLARAHGHDETLNCLSRAKAQALAGHWAEGPMLDQRLSGARLRAATGWVPQYQDLEQCFPPL; encoded by the coding sequence ATGCGTATTTTCCTCTTGGGGGCCACGGGCTCTATCGGCACTGCCCTCCTGCCCGAACTCTTGGCCGCGGGGCATCATGTCACCGCACTTTGCCGTTCTGACATAGCGGCCAGGACCGTAGATGCGCAGGGTGCCAAAGTGTGTCGCGGCGACATGCGCGCGCCTCAGGATTGGGCCCCTGCGCTTGAGGGCCAGGATGTGGTGATCCATGCCGCCATCACCTTCGATGAAGAGATGGCCGCCGCCGACCGTCAGGTTGTCGACACGCTGATCAACGCGGCCCAGACGCGCGCTGCTGCCCTGCGCGTGATCTATACCGGGGGATGCTGGCTCTACGGTGACACCCGAGGTCGAATTCTACACGAGGCAGACGGGTTTAACCCAATTCCTGCATTTCGCCCCTTTCTGAATCAGGCCGAACGTCTGATGAGGGAGCCCACTCTCTCCACAGCCACACTGCATCCAGCAATGGTGTACCATCAAGAAGGCGGCGTCTTTGATCGCATGCTTGCAGACATCGCGGCAGAGCGCCCGATTGAACTGTGGGGGAACGCCAGCATCCGCTGGCCACTGATCCACCGCAAAGATCTCGCGGTTGCCTATCGGTTGCTCGCAGAGGACCCAGACCTCACCGGGCATTTCAACGCGGTTGCCCAATGCGGGGTCGAGATCGGCGCAATCGCCGCAACGCTCGCCCGTGCCCACGGCCATGATGAAACCTTGAATTGCCTCTCTCGCGCCAAGGCTCAGGCACTTGCAGGGCACTGGGCGGAGGGGCCAATGCTCGACCAGAGGCTCAGTGGAGCGCGCCTTCGAGCAGCGACGGGTTGGGTCCCGCAGTATCAAGATCTGGAACAGTGCTTCCCGCCCCTCTGA
- a CDS encoding ABC transporter permease, with protein sequence MSTPQSYEAAVAGSPDKVAEFDQGPQSFIQKFQHALHVTPSLVPLIVLVLSIIIFGLLLGSKFFSPFALTLILQQVGIVGIVACAQSLVILTAGIDLSVGAIMVLSSVVMGQFTFRYGLPPTLGVACGLLCGTLCGYINGWLVAKMKLPPFIVTLGMWQIVLASNFLYSANETIRSQVIAEEAPFLQFFGEKFKVGGAVFTYGVIFMIVLVLVLAYVLRHTAWGRHVYAVGDDKDAAELSGVNTDKVLISVYMLSGLICAFAGWALIGRIGSVSPTSGQLSNIESITAVVIGGISLFGGRGSVLGTFFGALIVGVFTLGLRLLGADAQWTYLLIGVLIIAAVAVDQWIRKVSV encoded by the coding sequence ATGTCAACCCCGCAGAGCTATGAAGCCGCGGTCGCCGGAAGCCCGGACAAGGTCGCCGAATTTGATCAGGGCCCGCAGAGTTTCATCCAGAAATTCCAGCACGCCCTGCATGTGACGCCTTCGCTCGTGCCGTTGATCGTGCTGGTGCTGTCCATCATCATATTCGGCCTCTTGTTGGGGTCAAAGTTCTTCTCTCCGTTTGCGCTCACGTTGATCCTGCAACAGGTTGGAATCGTGGGTATTGTCGCCTGTGCCCAATCGCTGGTGATCCTCACCGCGGGCATCGATCTTTCGGTGGGGGCCATCATGGTGCTCTCGTCGGTCGTGATGGGGCAGTTTACATTCCGCTATGGCCTGCCGCCAACCCTTGGGGTGGCCTGTGGGCTTTTGTGCGGCACGCTCTGCGGCTACATCAATGGCTGGCTCGTTGCGAAGATGAAACTGCCGCCGTTCATCGTGACGCTCGGCATGTGGCAGATCGTCCTGGCGTCGAATTTCCTCTATTCTGCCAATGAAACCATTCGCAGTCAGGTGATCGCCGAAGAGGCGCCCTTCCTGCAGTTCTTTGGCGAGAAATTCAAAGTGGGCGGTGCGGTCTTCACCTACGGTGTGATCTTCATGATCGTCTTGGTGCTGGTGCTTGCCTATGTGCTGCGTCACACCGCCTGGGGGCGACATGTCTATGCGGTTGGCGACGACAAGGACGCAGCCGAGCTGTCGGGGGTCAATACCGACAAGGTGCTGATTTCTGTCTATATGCTCTCGGGTCTTATTTGCGCCTTTGCGGGCTGGGCGTTGATCGGTCGCATCGGTTCGGTGTCTCCCACTTCGGGGCAGCTCTCCAATATCGAGTCCATCACCGCGGTGGTGATCGGGGGCATTTCTCTCTTTGGCGGGCGAGGCTCGGTGCTTGGCACGTTCTTTGGCGCGCTGATCGTGGGTGTCTTTACGCTTGGTCTTCGACTGCTCGGGGCAGATGCACAGTGGACCTATCTCCTCATCGGTGTGCTTATCATCGCCGCCGTGGCCGTGGACCAGTGGATCAGAAAGGTGTCGGTATGA
- a CDS encoding sulfite exporter TauE/SafE family protein: MLEFQTLLPLLGVAAGAGVAGGILAGLLGVGGGIVIVPALYFALGLTGMDPALTMQVAVGTSLATIVFTALSSGYGHYKKGAIDMALLKLWAPSILGGVVIGGVLGGLVSGIVLLVVFATIAMAVALDLMLRKPNDSPEPRSFSKPVWAALGVFAGSVSAMMGIGGGTVCVPTLSFLGYDIRKAVGTSAAIGFIIGLPGAVIYMATGFGAEGLPPLSLGYVNLLLAAVIIPLSTTFARVGVKLAHSIPRRALKLSFGVFLMATSLRMFADLAEQMGWL; the protein is encoded by the coding sequence ATGCTCGAATTTCAAACGCTCTTGCCCTTGCTGGGCGTGGCCGCAGGTGCAGGCGTCGCCGGGGGCATACTTGCTGGGCTCTTGGGGGTCGGAGGCGGCATTGTCATCGTGCCCGCGCTCTATTTTGCGCTTGGCCTCACCGGCATGGACCCTGCCCTGACGATGCAGGTCGCCGTGGGCACATCGCTTGCGACAATCGTGTTCACCGCGCTGTCGTCGGGCTATGGCCACTACAAGAAGGGCGCAATCGACATGGCGCTCCTCAAGCTCTGGGCACCCTCCATCCTTGGCGGCGTGGTGATCGGCGGCGTCTTGGGCGGGCTAGTGTCAGGCATCGTCCTTCTGGTGGTCTTTGCGACCATCGCGATGGCGGTAGCCCTGGACCTGATGCTGCGCAAACCCAACGACTCCCCAGAGCCCCGCTCCTTCTCCAAACCGGTCTGGGCTGCACTCGGCGTATTTGCCGGATCAGTCTCGGCCATGATGGGCATCGGCGGCGGCACGGTCTGCGTCCCAACCCTGAGCTTTCTGGGATATGACATTCGCAAGGCGGTCGGCACCTCGGCTGCCATCGGGTTCATCATTGGCCTGCCCGGTGCAGTGATCTATATGGCCACCGGATTTGGCGCCGAAGGGTTGCCGCCGCTCTCGCTGGGCTACGTGAACCTTCTGCTGGCGGCGGTAATCATTCCGCTCTCGACCACATTTGCCCGGGTGGGCGTGAAACTGGCCCACTCGATCCCCCGCCGTGCACTCAAACTCTCGTTTGGGGTCTTTTTGATGGCGACCTCCCTGCGCATGTTTGCCGATCTCGCGGAGCAAATGGGGTGGCTCTGA
- a CDS encoding ATP-binding cassette domain-containing protein, with product MEPILKGRNLVKRYGKVTALDHCDFDLMPGEILAVIGDNGAGKSTLIKALSGAVIPDEGTVELEGKPVNFHSPIDARESGIETVYQTLAMSPALSIADNMFMGRELRKPGWRGQLLRQLDRSRMEEIARQKLNDLGLMTIQNINQAVETLSGGQRQGVAVARAAAFGSKVIILDEPTAALGVKESRRVLELIQDVKSRGIPIILISHNMPHVFEVADRIHVHRLGRRLCVIDPKEHEMADAVAYMTGAKEPDAELSAA from the coding sequence ATGGAACCCATTCTCAAAGGCCGCAATCTCGTCAAACGCTACGGGAAGGTCACGGCGCTCGATCATTGTGACTTCGACCTGATGCCGGGGGAGATTCTCGCGGTGATCGGAGACAATGGCGCGGGCAAGTCCACGCTGATCAAGGCGCTCTCGGGCGCGGTGATCCCGGACGAGGGCACGGTGGAGCTGGAAGGCAAACCGGTGAATTTCCATTCGCCGATCGATGCGCGCGAGTCCGGGATCGAGACCGTCTATCAGACCCTCGCGATGTCGCCTGCGCTCTCGATTGCCGACAATATGTTCATGGGGCGCGAGCTGCGCAAACCCGGCTGGCGCGGGCAACTCCTGCGGCAACTGGACCGCAGCCGGATGGAGGAGATTGCCCGCCAAAAGCTCAATGATCTGGGGTTGATGACAATCCAGAACATCAATCAGGCGGTGGAAACCCTGTCGGGCGGCCAGCGCCAGGGCGTTGCTGTGGCGCGGGCGGCGGCCTTTGGATCGAAGGTGATCATCCTGGACGAGCCCACGGCCGCGCTTGGGGTGAAGGAAAGCCGCCGCGTGCTGGAGCTGATCCAAGACGTGAAGTCGCGGGGTATTCCGATCATCCTCATCAGCCACAATATGCCACATGTGTTTGAGGTCGCGGATCGTATCCATGTGCATCGTCTGGGGCGCAGGCTCTGTGTGATAGATCCCAAAGAGCACGAAATGGCCGATGCGGTGGCCTATATGACCGGCGCAAAGGAGCCTGATGCGGAGCTGTCGGCGGCATGA
- a CDS encoding sugar ABC transporter substrate-binding protein, which produces MKKLLLTTIAGVGLLAGAAQADEKVTACLITKTDTNPFFVKMKEGATAKAEELGMELKAFAGKIDGDHETQVAAIETCIADGAKGILLTASDTSSIVPAVQQARDAGLVVIALDTPLNPIDAADATFATDNFLAGELIGQWAAAALGDDAANAKIGMLDLAVSQPTVGVLRDQGFLQGFGIDIGDPNKWGDETDPRIVGNDVTAGNEEGGRKAMENLLAKDPMINVVYTINEPAAAGAYEALKSIGRENDVLIVSVDGGCPGVQNVKDGVIGATSQQYPLMMASLGVEAIKKWAEEGVKPEPTPGKAFFDTGVALVTDQPVDGVESIDTTEGTNLCWG; this is translated from the coding sequence ATGAAGAAACTACTGCTGACCACCATTGCCGGTGTGGGCTTGCTGGCGGGTGCTGCGCAAGCGGATGAAAAGGTGACGGCCTGCCTGATCACCAAAACGGATACCAACCCGTTCTTTGTCAAAATGAAAGAAGGGGCGACCGCCAAGGCCGAGGAACTGGGCATGGAGCTCAAGGCGTTTGCGGGCAAGATCGACGGGGACCATGAAACCCAGGTGGCCGCGATTGAGACCTGCATTGCAGACGGCGCCAAGGGTATCCTGCTCACCGCGTCTGATACGTCTTCGATTGTACCCGCTGTTCAGCAGGCGCGCGATGCGGGCCTCGTGGTGATCGCACTCGATACACCTCTCAACCCGATTGATGCGGCTGATGCGACCTTTGCCACCGACAACTTCCTTGCCGGCGAGCTGATTGGCCAGTGGGCGGCGGCGGCCCTTGGGGATGACGCGGCCAATGCCAAGATTGGCATGCTCGATCTGGCCGTGAGCCAGCCCACCGTCGGCGTGCTGCGCGATCAGGGCTTCTTGCAGGGCTTTGGCATCGACATCGGGGACCCCAACAAATGGGGTGACGAGACCGACCCGCGGATCGTCGGCAATGACGTCACGGCGGGCAATGAGGAAGGTGGCCGCAAGGCGATGGAGAATCTTCTCGCCAAAGATCCAATGATCAACGTGGTTTACACCATCAACGAGCCTGCCGCTGCCGGGGCCTATGAGGCGCTGAAGTCCATCGGTCGGGAAAACGATGTGCTCATCGTCTCCGTCGATGGCGGCTGCCCTGGCGTGCAGAACGTCAAGGATGGCGTGATCGGCGCCACCTCGCAGCAATACCCGCTGATGATGGCCTCGCTGGGCGTTGAGGCGATTAAGAAATGGGCCGAAGAAGGCGTGAAGCCGGAGCCTACTCCGGGCAAGGCGTTCTTTGACACCGGCGTTGCGCTGGTGACGGACCAGCCGGTTGACGGTGTTGAAAGCATCGACACCACAGAGGGCACCAACCTCTGCTGGGGCTGA
- a CDS encoding nucleoside triphosphate hydrolase, translated as MTLAALCQGVLERLDPRQPGRQLVALSGAPGSGKSTLSNPLAAALSAQGLPAEVVPMDGFHLDNRLLEPRGLLPRKGAPETFDFEGFQRLCHALKHQERVIYPLFDRARDIAIAGAAEVGPECRVAIIEGNYLLFDAPGWRDLTAIWDVSIRLEVPMADLEARLVQRWLDHGLNHDAAVARAQGNDLANARAIEAARLPADLTWPQA; from the coding sequence ATGACCCTCGCGGCGCTCTGCCAAGGCGTTCTGGAGCGGCTCGACCCTCGCCAGCCGGGACGACAGTTGGTGGCTCTCTCCGGGGCGCCCGGAAGCGGCAAGTCCACCCTGTCCAACCCGCTGGCCGCCGCTCTGAGCGCGCAGGGGCTCCCTGCTGAGGTGGTGCCGATGGATGGGTTTCACCTCGACAATCGCCTGTTGGAGCCACGCGGGCTGCTGCCTCGCAAAGGCGCACCAGAAACCTTTGATTTCGAGGGGTTCCAGCGCCTGTGCCATGCGTTGAAACACCAAGAGCGTGTGATCTACCCGCTCTTTGACCGGGCGCGCGACATTGCCATAGCGGGTGCGGCCGAGGTCGGGCCGGAATGTCGTGTGGCGATCATCGAAGGCAACTATCTGTTGTTTGACGCGCCGGGTTGGCGCGATCTGACTGCCATCTGGGACGTGTCGATCCGGCTTGAGGTTCCAATGGCGGATCTTGAGGCGCGGCTGGTGCAGCGTTGGCTGGATCACGGGCTGAATCATGACGCGGCGGTGGCGCGGGCGCAGGGCAATGACCTGGCAAATGCGCGCGCGATCGAGGCCGCGCGCCTGCCGGCGGACCTTACATGGCCGCAGGCCTGA
- a CDS encoding D-lyxose/D-mannose family sugar isomerase — protein sequence MKRSEVNEILDRSWSFIKSHGVHLPPFAHWTPDQMRTPEAADIRSRGLGWDITDYGQGRFDELGLFLFTARNGSHEDLSAGRGMLYAEKIMISRAEQLSPMHRHNIKAEDIINRGGGTLVIELFAPDRDGGIDRAAPVTVPCDGIARTLPAGGKLKLAPGESVTLMPGIWHAFWSEGGDCLIGEVSTVNDDRTDNVFEMEIGRFSQIDEDTAPTHLLVSDY from the coding sequence GTGAAACGCTCTGAGGTGAATGAAATACTGGACCGGAGTTGGTCTTTCATCAAAAGCCACGGGGTGCATCTGCCCCCGTTTGCGCATTGGACACCCGACCAGATGCGGACGCCGGAGGCAGCCGATATTCGGTCGCGCGGCTTGGGATGGGATATTACCGACTACGGTCAGGGGCGGTTTGACGAGTTGGGTCTGTTCCTTTTTACCGCGCGCAACGGGAGCCATGAGGATCTGAGCGCAGGGCGCGGGATGCTTTATGCGGAGAAGATCATGATCTCGCGGGCAGAGCAGCTGTCTCCGATGCATCGTCACAACATCAAGGCCGAGGATATTATCAATCGCGGCGGCGGCACATTGGTGATCGAGCTATTTGCCCCGGATCGCGATGGAGGCATTGATCGCGCGGCCCCGGTGACGGTGCCCTGCGATGGGATCGCGCGCACGCTTCCTGCGGGCGGCAAGCTCAAGCTTGCGCCCGGTGAAAGCGTCACCCTGATGCCGGGGATCTGGCATGCGTTCTGGTCCGAGGGAGGCGATTGCCTGATTGGCGAGGTGTCGACCGTCAATGATGATCGCACCGACAATGTGTTTGAAATGGAGATCGGACGGTTCAGTCAGATCGACGAGGACACAGCCCCGACGCATCTTCTGGTCTCAGACTACTAA